The Bacteroidales bacterium region TGAATTAAATTGAAATAAGATAATAATGTACTATGTCTTTTGTTAATTCATAAAAAGTTTATCTTTGGCGCTCATTAAAAAACTAAAGAATTATATAATGAAAGCAGAAAAAAACAAAGTAGTTTCAGTAAGTTATGAATTAAGGACTAATGGGAAAGACGGAGAAGTTGTTGATATGGCCTATGAAGAAAGTCCGTTAAATTTTATATACGGAACGGGCATGATGCTTCCTAAATTTGAAGAAAATTTAGCAAACCTGACTGTTGAGAGTACATTTGACTTTAAGTTAACCAGTGAAGAAGGATATGGCAGCAGAAATGAAGAAAATGTATCTGATATTCCGAAAAATGTATTTGAACAAAACGGCAAAATTGAAGCCGCCATATTAGATATTGGCAATGTAATTCCATTACAGGATGACAAAGGAAATCATTTTAACGGCAAAGTTGTATCTGTAACAGACGAAGTCGTTAAATTAGACTTTAATCATCCCCTTGCAGATGAAGATTTGTATTTTACAGGGAAAGTCATATCTGTCAGAGAAGCAACTCAACAAGAGTTGGAACACGGCCATGTTCACGAAGACGATCATGATCATTAAAACATAAATGAATTATTTATAATTTTGAGCAGTTTGGCTTTATAAATAATAATAAGGCTGTACCTATAACGGAACAGCCTTATTATAAATCAGAGAGGAATTACATCATTCCGTCATTATATTCATTCGCATCCTCATCTCTTTCACCTCTTTTTTGCTTATAATTATTTATTTTATAACTTAAACTTAACGTAATTACAGGTGCTTCTCTACGCCTTTCGTTTTCTGTAATGAAACCTTCTCCTTCTGAAGTATAAACATATTTACCTGTTCTGAAAATATCTCTTGCATTTACAACAACTGATAATCTTCTCTTGAAAAATTCATGTTTATATGCAGCACCGAAAAAATAAAAGCCTTCACGATTACCTTGTGATGTAACAGTCGGGGCATTATAAAAACCGTTCAACTGCAATCTGCCGGTTTTTGCAAAAATAAAGGTTGAATTTAACCTGAAATCATAATTTGTACTTTTAGAATTTGTTGTTATTCCGGCTGTTTCTCCTTCAATATTATATCTGTAAACATTTGCATTTGCATACATCATCCACCACTTTAATAATTGAAAATTCCCTGACAATTCTGATCCGTATGCATATTCTTTATCCAAATTATTAAATGTATTCAGTATTCTTCCGTCATCCAATAATTCTTGAACGCGGCTTATTTTATTATTTGTTTGCCTGTAATAAGCCTCAATATTAAAAAATGATTTTTTTATACGTTTGTTGTACGACAATTCATAGGAATCAATATATTCCGGAAGTAAAGCAGGGTTACCTACTCTAACATAATATGAATCTGAATATACCGAAAACGGATTCATATACCAGTGGCGCGGACGATTTACTCGTTTACTGTATGAAACTTGTATTTGTTGAGACTTCGAAAGTTCTTTTGTCAAATGTAAACTCGGGAAATAATCAAATCGTTGCAAAGGATAAGTTTCTCCGGAAGTAATTTGTTCTACTAATCGGTCGGTATATTCTCCTCTTAAACCCAACATATATTGCATCCCGATTATTTCTCCTGATAAAGATGAATATACTGAATGAATATTTCGAATATAAGTATACTTATTGCTGTATGTTTCGTCTAAAATCCAATCTCCTGAAACATAGTTTTCATGAATATAATCACCCGGAGTATTTCTTAATCTTGATTGATATCCTGCTTCAAATTTCATTTTTTCACTAACCGGATAAGTATAATCTAATTTTAATCGAAGAATTTTTTTTCTTCTGTCTTGAAATGTTCTGTATTTTTCAGAACTTAAAGTTTCCGAATAATTTTCATCCGTTTGGTTTTCTGATATATTATTCTCAATTCCTCCTGTTCTTCCGGAATATTGAACTGATGCATAAATCTCATGGTCTTTTTTATTAAAATTATGTGTAAAATCAATATTCCCGAAATAAAAGTCGCCGCCTACTTCAAAAATTCCTTCATTAAAAGAATAAATATTAGTTGTTCCGGGAAACGTATATTCATAATTTTGAGAATTGGTCTCTCTGCCAAAGCCAAAATATCCGTATCTTCCGGAAAATGAAACAGTGTTGTTATCATTTAAAAATAAATCTACTCCTCCTTTAACGGAATAATATTTTCTTTGATGATTTCTCTCTGATTCAGAAATTAAAAAATTTGTTGTATCATTCAAATATGTCTCTCTCATTGAACTTCCGGTTCCGGAACGTGTTCGGTCTCCGTAATTCATGCCGAAATAGTAATTTGCTTTTTTGGCTCTGTAATTTAACAGAAAATCAGAAGAATACTTATCTCCTGTACCTATTGATGCATTAACAACACCGTTAAATCCGCTTCTGCTCTCTTTTTTCATAATTATATTAAGAATTCCCGTAGTTCCGTCAGGATCATATTTAACCGAAGGATTTGTAATAATCTCAATGTTCTCAACAGAAGATGCAGGTATTTGCTGAAGTATATCATTGGCATCTAAAACAGTAGGTTTTCCGTCTATCAATACCTTAAAATTTGAACTTCCTCTCATAGTTACATTTCCGTCAATATCAACTTGTATTGAAGGAGCGTTTTCGAGAGCATCTGCAATAGTTCCTCCTGATGCATTGATATTTTTGCTGATATTTATTACTTTTCTGTCAATTTTATATTCAATAAAGTTTCTCTCTCCAATTATTTCAACTTCTTCAATATTTTCGGCAACATGCTTTAAATAAACTGTACCCAAATCCTTTTCTTTTTGTTTCGGATAAAGTTTTATATTATCAATGTTGATTTTTTCATATCCTATAAAATCAACTATAATATAATATCTTCCGTAAGACAAATCCTTCATTTCAAAATATCCGTTTTCATCGCATACAACTCCTGCAACAACAGATGAATCCCTTGCGCTTAACAAAGCTACATTTGCGAACTTAACCGGTGTTTTATATTGATCGTCTTTAACAATGCCTTTGATAACTGCATCTTTCGGCATATCTCCCTTGTTCATACCTCCGCCCGGATGTCCTCCTTGTGCTGATAATCCAAATGTTATCAGCAATAAAATAATAGTAATGTTATATTTCATGTTTTCTCTGTTAATAATTCTTTTAATTCAATTTATTTTGCATTATTTATAAATTTATTTATAAACCGTTAAAACGGTTGAGTTTTAGTTCGTTATATTAACCCACGACTTAAGTCGTGGGTTGAAATCAAAATATTTATTATAACCGTTTTAACGGTTTTTGTGAATAATGCAGTTATTTTGACTTCGGTAAAAAGAACCGGTTTAAATTGCATCAATATAATATAAGACACATTAATAATAAAAAACTTGCGGTAAAATAATTTTATTGTGAATTTATGGCAAAAGAAATGAATTCAGCATAATTATTTTAAACAGAAGCCTTTATTTTATATAGTAAACCGGATTACTCAGAAAGCTTATTTTGCAAATAACCCGATAATTTTGAAAGTCAATTTTATAATTAACCCGATAATTTAGAAAGTCTGTTTTGCAATTAACCCGATTATTCTCAAAGTTACATTTGAATTTAATTCGATAATTTAACAGCAGAATTCAAGTTACAAATGCAACAAATCTAAATTTATAATTGTCATATAGTTTTTATAAATTTGTGCTTAAATTCAGTT contains the following coding sequences:
- a CDS encoding peptidylprolyl isomerase, encoding MKAEKNKVVSVSYELRTNGKDGEVVDMAYEESPLNFIYGTGMMLPKFEENLANLTVESTFDFKLTSEEGYGSRNEENVSDIPKNVFEQNGKIEAAILDIGNVIPLQDDKGNHFNGKVVSVTDEVVKLDFNHPLADEDLYFTGKVISVREATQQELEHGHVHEDDHDH
- a CDS encoding TonB-dependent receptor encodes the protein MKYNITIILLLITFGLSAQGGHPGGGMNKGDMPKDAVIKGIVKDDQYKTPVKFANVALLSARDSSVVAGVVCDENGYFEMKDLSYGRYYIIVDFIGYEKINIDNIKLYPKQKEKDLGTVYLKHVAENIEEVEIIGERNFIEYKIDRKVINISKNINASGGTIADALENAPSIQVDIDGNVTMRGSSNFKVLIDGKPTVLDANDILQQIPASSVENIEIITNPSVKYDPDGTTGILNIIMKKESRSGFNGVVNASIGTGDKYSSDFLLNYRAKKANYYFGMNYGDRTRSGTGSSMRETYLNDTTNFLISESERNHQRKYYSVKGGVDLFLNDNNTVSFSGRYGYFGFGRETNSQNYEYTFPGTTNIYSFNEGIFEVGGDFYFGNIDFTHNFNKKDHEIYASVQYSGRTGGIENNISENQTDENYSETLSSEKYRTFQDRRKKILRLKLDYTYPVSEKMKFEAGYQSRLRNTPGDYIHENYVSGDWILDETYSNKYTYIRNIHSVYSSLSGEIIGMQYMLGLRGEYTDRLVEQITSGETYPLQRFDYFPSLHLTKELSKSQQIQVSYSKRVNRPRHWYMNPFSVYSDSYYVRVGNPALLPEYIDSYELSYNKRIKKSFFNIEAYYRQTNNKISRVQELLDDGRILNTFNNLDKEYAYGSELSGNFQLLKWWMMYANANVYRYNIEGETAGITTNSKSTNYDFRLNSTFIFAKTGRLQLNGFYNAPTVTSQGNREGFYFFGAAYKHEFFKRRLSVVVNARDIFRTGKYVYTSEGEGFITENERRREAPVITLSLSYKINNYKQKRGERDEDANEYNDGMM